GGCGACTGTGTCCAAACAGGAACAGAAAAAGCCCCGGAGGAAATGCCTCCGGGGCTCTGGGACAAAGGAAATGGTACCGCGTACGGGATTTGAACCCGTGTTACCGGCGTGAAAAGCCGGCGTCCTGGACCAGGCTAGACGAACGCGGCATCAATGGTGTCGATCCTATCCTTTCAGGATCGCAGGCTGGGTGAGTGGTGGGATTTGAACCCACGGCCTCTAGGACCACAACCTAGCGCTCTAACCGACTGAGCTACACCCACCATTTAAAACCGACAGACCTCATCGCTTTTGTGTCTCTTAGGACGCACATTTGCGCCGATACGTTTCCTCTGAGGTCGGCCGCGCCCCCGGTCCCGCCGTGAACTTTCCGTGACCCCTTCAGACTCGCTGGGGCGCACTCCGTCAGTTTCCGAGCTTGGGCATGAGCGTCGCCATCTCGATGGCAGCCTCGGCGGCCTCGCGCCCCTTGTTGCCAGCCTTCGATCCGGCCCGAGCGATCGCCTGGTCGACGGTATCGGTCGTCAGAATCCCAAACAGCACCGGCACCTCCGTGTCGAGGGATGTCTGCATCGTCCCGCTCGTGGCCCCCGAGCACACGTAGTCGAAGTGAGGCGTCTCGCCCCGGATGACGGCGCCCAGGCAGATCACCGCATCGTAATCGCCGGTGCGGGCGCACTTCTGGGCCGCGACGGGAATCTCCCACGAGCCCGGTACGTGGACCACCGTGGCCTCATCTAGGTCGGCCCCGTGGCGCTCTAGCGTGTCGAGGGCGCCGTCGAGCAAGTCCTCGGTGATGTGCTCGTTGAAGCGCCCCACGACGAGGGCAAAGCGGTGGTCGTCAATGACGAGGTCTCCTTCGAGGTGCGTGGGCATTGAGCGGACGGGCAAGGGCAAAGGGCGGCGTATTTGAGCGACGCTGTTACAGGGCAGCGTCCCGGAATCGTTCCCAGCGGCCCCGCACGAGCCCCACGCTGCCCGGCCCATCGTCTTCCGCCTCCGGCCCGCCGTGGTAGTCGGAGCCACCGGTCATCAGCAGATCGTGGGCCCGGCAGATTTTCCGGTAGTAGTCGACGAGGTAATCGGGGTGGCTTGAGGCATAGCATTCGATGCCGTCCAGTCCCTGCTCACGGAGGGCCCGGAGCACGGGACTCGGCATCCACTGGCCGGGATGGGCCAGCACCGCAGCGCCCCCTGCGGCGTGCAGCGTGTCGATGGCCGCCCCTGCGGACCGGGTCGGCGCCGGCACGTACACCGGCTGGTCCATCCCCAGGTACTGCTCGAACGCATCCCTGTAGTCGTCAACATGCCCCTCCGCCGCCAGAGCCCGCGCCAGGTGGGGGCGGCCCGGTGCCGCACTCGCCCCGACGTGCTGCTCGATCGTGTCGGCGGAGACATCAACCCCCTGGTCCGCGAGCCGTCGAACCATCTGCTGGAGGCGTTCTCGGCGTCGGGCGGTAAAGTCCGATAGGTAGTCGGTGAGGGCCGGATGCTCCGGATCAAACCCGTAGCCCAGGAGGTGAACGGCACGATCGTCCACTTCCACACTGAGCTCCACGCCCGACACGAATCGAAGGCCGTGGGCCGCTGCCGCGTCGCGGGCCGCCGGGAGACCCTCTACGGTGTCGTGGTCCGTCACGGCGAATGCCTGAAGACCCTGCTCGGCCGCCCGAGCCACGAGCGCCTCCGGCGAGAGATACCCATCGGAGCACTGGGTGTGGGCGTGTAGGTCGGCGTGGACCG
This is a stretch of genomic DNA from Salinibacter grassmerensis. It encodes these proteins:
- the ribE gene encoding 6,7-dimethyl-8-ribityllumazine synthase gives rise to the protein MPTHLEGDLVIDDHRFALVVGRFNEHITEDLLDGALDTLERHGADLDEATVVHVPGSWEIPVAAQKCARTGDYDAVICLGAVIRGETPHFDYVCSGATSGTMQTSLDTEVPVLFGILTTDTVDQAIARAGSKAGNKGREAAEAAIEMATLMPKLGN
- a CDS encoding PHP domain-containing protein is translated as MTSDAPVHADLHAHTQCSDGYLSPEALVARAAEQGLQAFAVTDHDTVEGLPAARDAAAAHGLRFVSGVELSVEVDDRAVHLLGYGFDPEHPALTDYLSDFTARRRERLQQMVRRLADQGVDVSADTIEQHVGASAAPGRPHLARALAAEGHVDDYRDAFEQYLGMDQPVYVPAPTRSAGAAIDTLHAAGGAAVLAHPGQWMPSPVLRALREQGLDGIECYASSHPDYLVDYYRKICRAHDLLMTGGSDYHGGPEAEDDGPGSVGLVRGRWERFRDAAL